The nucleotide window AGCGTCGAAAGCTGGCGAGCCCCCGAGCGGACGACTCCGCCGTTTCCGGCGATTTTTTGCACTTGGCCTGTCCGATTGGCAGCGACGGCCTGCGAACCTGTCAAGCTGGCTCCGCCCGATCGCCGAAGGCGACCTCGGTTGAAGTTATTGTTTCTGACGTAACCTACAATTAGAGTGAACCTTACGGTGGGAATCATGTTCGCGCCGACCCACCCATTCTCGAACGGTACTACGTTTGCGGCAAATCGCGGGTCGGCGGTTTGTGTGCTGCCGGCCGACGCGGGCTGAGCTGTTTTTAGGCGGGGAGATGGTGGGATGGTCACGCCTTCGCTGTTAATCACCGACGACGATGCGGCCTTGCGCGAAACGATGGGCGGCTTGTTCCAGCCCCGCGGCTTCCGCATTCTGATGGCGGCCGATGGTCAGGAAGCACTGCAAATCGTCGAGCGTGAAGAGGTCCATCTCATGCTGCTCGATATGCACATGCCGCGGCTGACGGGTTTGGAAACGCTTCGGCGGGTGAAGCAATTCAGATCGCTTCTGCCTTGCATTCTGCTATCCGCGCGCTGCGACGCATCTTTGGTCGAGCAAGGGCGGCGAGCAATGGCCCATTCCGTGCTCGCGAAGCCGGTCAGCCGGCAAACGCTCACTTCGGCAGTCGAGCAAGCCCTCGAAGGCGCTTATGGCTGGCGCGTTCGCTCGTAAGGCTTTCGACCTTCCGCCCTTTCGGCCCCGCGAATGCCGAGTCGACGCTTCCGCCACTGGCTGCCCGCTTGAACAAGGGCGCGAGAATTGCGGACTGTGCCTCGCGTAACGATGGCGCTCGTCACGAAAAATGGGAAAGGCGAGGAAGAGGTACGCCGCTATGAATAAGTCCTACGAAGCCGGTCGATGCAAGCCTTAGCGGCATCGATCGAGTTTCGTTCCCTGGCCCGGATTATTCATGGCGCCACGCTAGCCCGAAGCATATGCGAGGGGGCCACCGAGGCTTATCCTCGCTAGCGAGTCGGGCTACTATTTCGCAGCGTGTAGCGAATTTCCGGCGCCATGAATAGTCCGGGCTCGACGAGTCCCGGCAACAATCGCGGCAGAAAATTCGGGAACCTACCAAAATGCCGAAAACCCGTCGCGACGGCTTGGCAGACGGTTGTTTGCCCAGAACGGGCTCCTTATAATATTTGCGCAACTGTGTACTATCGGAACTAAGAGAGGGGGTTGTGGGAATTGGCCACGAAACCCAAGATTCTTTTCCTGCATGATCCGGCAGATGCCAAACGGCCCGCGGAAGCGCTGCAATCGCTGGTAAACGGCGATGTCGACGTCGAGGAAGTCGCAAGCCCCTTGCGAGCCCTTGTCCGTTTGGCTCGTGATGATTATTCCGGCATGGTCGTCATCGGCGACCATTTGGCCGAAGCGCTGCGGATCGGCAAGCTGCTGCAAAACGAGCAGATTCTCGAAGGCATGCCCGACGGAATCGTTCTGCTCGACACCGACAACACAATCGTTTGGGGCAATGGCCGGCTGCGCGATTGGAGCGGCCACGATACGGTGATCGGGATGAATTTCTATGCGGCCCTCAATAGCCCGGAAATTTTAGGGCCCGATTTCTGTCCCTTCCACTCGGCGCTTTCGACGGCCAAGGAGAGCGGCTCGACGCTCCGCTCTGCCGACAACCGCTATTTTCAGGTCCACGTCGCGCCCGTATTCGAGCGGGGCCATCCGCCGCAACACCTGATCGTCACCGTCCGCGATGTGACGAAGGAAATGCTGCAGCAGCAGAAACTGGCCGCCATCCATCAGGCCGGCATGGAGCTAGCCGATCTGACGCCCGACGATCTGGCGTGCATGACGGTCGACGAGCGCATCGAACTATTGAAGCAGAACATCCTGCACTACACGAAAGACCTGCTGCAATTCGACGTCGTGGAGATCCGTTTGCTCGACCACGCGACCGGCCGCCTCGAGCCGCTTTTGGCGGTGAACATGGATCCGGAAGCGGCCGAACGCGTGCTCTACGCAAAGTCGCACGATAATGGCGTGACGGGCTTTGTCGCCGCGACCGGCAAGAGCTACCTCTGCGAAGACACGACCCAGGACCCGCTTTATTTGGAAGGATTCAAGGGCGCGAAGAGTTCGCTGACGGTCCCGCTGATTTTGCACGACCAAGTGATTGGCACGTTTAACGTCGAAAGCCCAGAGCCGCGTGCCTTCACCGAAAATGACCTGATGTTTCTCGAGATTTTCACGCGCGACGTGGCCGTGTCGCTGAACACACTGGAATTGCTCGTAGCGGAGAAGGCCACCGCAGCCACCAAAAGCGTTGAAGCCATTCACGGCGCCGTGGCCCTCCCGGTCGACGAAATACTCAACGACGCCGTGAACGTCATGGAGCGATACATCGGGCACGAACCCGAGGTCGTCGAGCGCTTGCAGCGCATTCTGCGCAACGCTCGCGACATCAAGCAGGTGATCCACAAGGTCGGGCAGAAACTGACGCCGTCGCAAGCGATTCCGCAATCGCGGCAAACGGAAAAGCGGCCCGGCTTGCGCGGCCGGCGGGTGCTCGTGGTCGATGCCGACGAACCAGTCCGCAGCGAAGCCCACAACTTGCTCGAAAAATACGGTTGCGTCGTCGAAACCGCCCACAACGGCGCGGAAGCCCTGTGCATGGTTCGTAATTTCGGCGAAGACGAAGGAGGCTACGACTGTATCATCGCCGATATCCGCCTTCCGGACATGACCGGCTACGAGCTGATGGTCAAGTTGCAGGATCTTTTGGGCACGGTTCCGCTGGTGATGATGACCGGTTTCGGATACGATCCGGGGCATTCGATCGTTAAGGGCCGGCAAGCGGGATTGAAGTCGGTGCTGTACAAGCCGTTCCGCTTGGACCAGTTGCTCGACACGGTCGAACAAACGGTGGAGATGCCCCGGCCCCGGCCCGTTCGCCAGCCAAGCTGAGAGCAAGCATCGCGGCGCACGGCACCTTGCCGGAAGCCCCGGTCGCGAGACAAGGGCTGAGCTTTCACGTACGATGTCTCTAGCCCGCGCCCGGCAACGCTTCAACCGGCTCGTTTCACCCCGCCGATTTTTCTCATGCAGCCGATCGACCTGATCCTGCTGCTGCTGGCCCTGCTTGGCCACTGCGCATTATGGGTCGGCATTCTGAACCGAATCCATTCGGTGGGAATCAAGCGGAAGAAGGTCAATTGGGTGACCATTTTCGGACTGGCGATCCTGCCGCTGACGCCAATCGTGGTTTGCGTCGTGATGTTCGTCGGCCGAATGAATTGGGCGGTTTCACGATTGCCGGCCAAGGGGCCCTGGTGGCCGCTCGTTTATCTGGTTCCCTGCTGGGGCGTTGGCTTGGCGGTCTCGTTGCGCTGGCTGGCTCGCAAACTTCGTGGGCAGCGTCCGAACCTGCTGTTGGAGAATCACAGCCGCGACGTGGATGTTTCGGCTCGGCTTGGTTATCGGCCCGTCCGGGGCTTCGTCGGCCGGAGCCTGGGTTGGATCCCCGGCGAGCAGAGCCTTACACTCCGCGTTCAGGAAAAAACGATCGAGCTGCCGCGGCTGCCGGAATCGCTCGACGGACTGCGGATTCTGCACCTTAGCGACTTCCATTTCACCGGCCGCATTCAACCGGCTTATTTCGAAGAGGTGGTGCGGTCGGCCCTCGAAACGCCAGCCGACCTGATCGCACTCACCGGCGATTTCGTCGACAACACCGAATGCATCGACTGGCTTGCCTCGACCGTCGGCCGGCTGCAGGCACGGTTAGGAGTTTATTTCGTGCTCGGCAACCACGATCGGAAGGTCGTCGACGTGCCGCGGCTAAGGAAGACGCTTGTCGAATGCGGCTTCGTCGATCTCGGCGGCCGATGGCAGCAGTTGGAGGTCGCCGGGCAAGCTGTCGTGCTGGCGGGGAACGAATTGCCGTGGCTCGGGCCGGAGCCCGATCTTTCCAACTGCCCCGGCAATGCGGGAAAAGACTGGGTGCCGCGGATCTTGCTGGCCCACACGCCCGACCAATGGCCGTGGGCCGTCAGCAATGATTTCGATCTGATGCTGGCGGGTCACACGCATGGCGGACAGGTGTGCGTTCCGCTGGTGGGACCGATTTTTTGCCCGAGCAAGCACGGTGTCGAAATGGCTTCGGGCGTGTTTTATAAGTTGCCGACGGTGGTGCATGTCACGCGCGGCGTGTCGGGCGAATTTCCACTGCGTTGGAACTGCCCCCCGGAAGCGGCGACGCTGATTCTCCGCGCTTCGCGGCCGAGCTAAGCGCATGGCCCACCATTCAATCCCCGCGCCGCCGCTCGCTTGCGGTTTCGCGCGTCGGCGCCAGTCCGACGTTCACCGCTCGCGCGACCGCCGCAAGCGCTGGATCGACGGAAAATATGTGCCACCCTCCCCGCGCCGCCTGGGCCACGATGAGCGCCGCCGATGTCGAGCAAGCGACTCGATTCGCCGCGCATTCGACCGCGAGCTGCGCGGCCCGGATGTGATCTTCGACCGTCGCCGGCACGATTCGAAATGCTGAAAAATGCGTCTGCAATTCGTGAAACTGCGTCTTGTCGCGGACGCCGGCCAACACTTCTTGCAGCACGATCGCCGGAATTCCCAGCGACATGCCACTTTTGATCATGTGGCGTAGTGCGGCCACGGCTGACGGACCATGGCCGCGCGGCGGCTTCAGGCCGTATGCCGCTACCAGCGCCGACGTATCGAGCAAGATCATCGGCGCTTTTTCCTCGTCGCCGGTTTATTGCTTCCGGAATCGAATGCGATCGTGCCCAGCAGCCGCAAGCCCTGCACACGTTTGCGTTGGGCGATGTATTCTGCGAGCGCTTCGTTCACGGTCGCTTTCTTCGTGCGATGGCCGCCGAGCCGCAATGCTTCGCTGAGCAATTTTTCGTCGATTCCCAAATTCGTTGGCATGGCGCGAGGCAAGGGTGAGGGTGGATGAGCGGCAAGGCGCTAGCCGCCGATGTATCTTGGTGCCGGGGCGACGCGCAAAACCGCAAGCGAGCTTCAAAATCGAATGGAGTGGTCGGGCTCGCTTGCGGTTTCGCGATGTTGCCGAAACATTTCCGCAATTTGCTCCCGGTTCACCGGCTCGATCATGCCCCGCTCGCAAATAATCGCTCGGATATAGCGGGCCGGAGTCACGTCGAAAGCCGGATTATAAACATTGATCCCCATGGGAGCAGTGCGCCGGCCAAAGCCCTCAGTGATTTCTTCGGCCGAGCGCTGCTCGATCGGAATTCGATCGCCGCAATCGAGCGTGAGATCGAACGTGCTGAGCGGCGCGGCAACGTAGAACGGAATCCCATGGGCCGCGGCCAGCACCGCAACGCCATAGGTGCCGATCTTGTTGGCCGTGTCGCCATTGGCGGCAATGCGATCGGCGCCGACGACAACCGCCTGCACTCGTCCCTCGCGCATCACCTGGGCGGCCGTCGAATCGCAGATCAGCGTGACATCAATGCCGCGCTGCCGCAGTTCCCAAGCGGTCAGTCGTGCGCCCTGCAAGAGCGGCCGGGTTTCATCGGCGAACACGTGCAGTTGCTTGCCCGATTCGTGCGCCGCGAAGAAGACGGCCAGCGCGGTGCCGTAATCGGCCGTGGCAAGTCCGCCGGCATTGCAATGCGTGAGCACGCCCTGGCCGTCGCTGAAAACCGCGGCGCCATGCCGGCCGATGGCGCGGCAAATCTGCCGGTCCTCGGCGAGGATCGCGTGGGCTTCGTTCAACAATCCAGCCAGGATTTCCGCCGGGGTAGCGGCCGGACTTTCGCGCAGCAACTTCGTCGCCGCGGCATTCATGCGGTCCAAAGCCCAAAACAAATTCACGGCCGTGGGCCGGCTCGTGGCCAGATACCTGCGGGCTTCGTCGAGGCGCGCGAGACACGACGCACCGCCGAGCTGGGGATTCAACCCCTCATCCCCGGCCCATCTCCCGCAAGGGGCGACGGGAGAAAGCGCCGCCGGTTGCAGTGCGATGCATACGCCATAGGCCGCGGCAATGCCGATCGCCGGCGCGCCGCGAACGCGCAAATTGCGAATCGCCTCCCACACGGTTTCGACATCGCGACATTCCAAATGCACCAACTCTGCCGGCAACCGAGTCTGATCGATAAGTCGCAAAAACCCATCGACGCCCCCGACCCAATCGAGCGTCGCCAACGTGGGCGCTACGCTGCTTGAAGCGGCAACCGGTTGTCCACCCGCGCTTGTCTCGGCAGCTCGCTTGCGGTTTCGCGCGTCCATCCGTAACTCCCTCCCCCCCCTCACCCTCCGCCTCACCCGATTTTCGCGCACGGCATTCCGAACGTTTCCGCGACGGCTTGGTTCGTAACGGCATGGTCCATGATATTGATTGCCCGGGCGATCGGCGGGAGCGATTTTGCGGCGGCAATCAAACCGCGGTTGGCCAATTGCAGAGCCCAGGGAAGCGTCACGTTGCACAATGCGTACGTGCTAGTGCGGCCCACCGCGCCCGGCATATTGGTCACGCAATAGTGCAGCACTTCGTCGACCAGGTAAACCGGTTCGCTGTGCGTCGTCGGCCGGCTGGTTTCGACGCAGCCGCCTTGATCGATGGCCACGTCGATAATCACGCTGCCGGGTTTCATCAGCTTGAGATCCTCGCGCTCGATGAGGCGAGGAGCTTTTGCGCCGGGAATCAGCACGGCGCCGATCACGAGATCGGCGCGGTTCAACTGTTCGCGGATCGTATGCCGATCGCTGAACAGCACATCGACATTGGCCGGCATGATGTCGTCGAGATATCGCAGGCGGTCCATGTTGACGTCGAGCAGGCAGATGTCGGCGCCGAAGCCGGCGGCCACTTTGGCGGCATTGGCCCCGACGATTCCGCCGCCGAGGATCGTGATATGGGCCGGGGCGACGCCGGGAACGCCCCCCAGCAATATCCCACGGCCCATCTGCGGCCGTTCGAGATATTTGGCCCCTTCCTGAATGCTCATTCGCCCGGCGACTTCGCTCATCGGCGTCAAGAGCGGAAGCCGGCCTTGATCGTCACGCAAGGTTTCATAAGCCACGGCCGCGGCGCCGGTGGCGAGGAACGTTTCGGTTAGCTGCCGATCCGCCGCGAAATGGAAATACGTAAACACGATCTGCCCCGAACGAATCATCCGCAATTCGGGCGGCAACGGCTCTTTCACCTTCAAGATCAGATCGGCCTCGGCAAACACTTCTTGGGCCGAATCGACCAAGCGAGCCCCTTGCTGCCGATAGAGTTCGTCAAGAATTCCAGAGCCGATGCCGGCGCCGCGCTCGACGAGCACCTGATGCCCGGCCCGAACGAGCTCTTCCACACCGACCGGCAAAATGCCGACGCGATATTCGTCGCGCTTCGTTTCCTTAGGCACGCCGACGAGCATTGGTTGATGGGCGGGGGCTGGGGTGTGGGGCGTGGTTCGACAACGGCGATCGTCGGAGGCGCGAAACCGCAAGCGCGGGGCGACACGCTCCCGAGATCGAGGCTTCTATCAAGGCTGTGGGCCTGTAGCCCTCAGAGGATGTGAAAGAATGGGGACGGGCACCTTCGGGGAGCCCATTGGTTCGCGGTTCTTTCGACCGAGTTCGGAGCCGGTCCCCATTCTTTCACAAGCTCTCAGGCCTGTATCCTTTCACAATCGTTGTCGGCGGTCCATATCCCCATGTGTTTTCGACGAAGGATCGCCGCCCCTTTTCTGCGCGCTAGGGCGCTGCACGAAGAATTGCTCTCGCGACTCGGCGCGATTTCAAATCGGCTCGAGTGTCCGCCAGAACCGCCAGCGGGCGTTCGCCCGTGGGACGCACCGCTCCCGAGGCAGCGTGGTTTTTGTTACGATGAGCCGATCCGCAACCGCGCACTTTACACGAAGAAATGTCGTATGCCCTCACAAGATCCCACCTTGCCGATTGAGGTCGATTGCCGGACGGTTCAGGCCGCCCGAGATGCGGGCGAAGATTTCTTGTTCGTCGATTGCCGCGAGCCGGATGAATTCGCTCAGGTGCGGATCGACGGAACTTCGCTGGTGCCGATGCGCGAAATTCCCAGCAGGATTGTCGAACTGGCCGGCGAGCCGCAACGGCGGATCGTTGTTCACTGCCACCATGGCGGCCGCAGCTTGAAAGCGGCCAATTGGTTGCGGCAGAACGGCTATCCCAACGCGCAAAGCATGGCCGGCGGCATCGACGCCTGGGCCCTGGAAATCGAGCCGGGAATGCGGAGATACTAAGCTAGGGTTAGGGGGCAGCGTGAGGGGTCAGGGATGCAAACGCGTCGTCCAGTTAGGCCCTAACCATACCCCCTAAACCTGCCCCCTAACTAAGCCGGTCGCGGTAGCGCGCGCTGACGCGCTGCAACAGGGCTCGTTCTTCGGGGGAGAGAGCATCGAGGCCGACGTCCTTCACGCGGGCAAGCACTTCATCGACGCGGCGTTCTTCGTCTTCCTCGATTTGGCGGAGACGGCGCTGCTTCTGCTCGCGGCGCTGCCGCAGCCAGCGGCGCAGCGGCCCCGGCTCGCGACGCGCGACATCGCCCGGCCGCTCCAGGCTGGTGTAGCCTTGCGAAAAATCATAGCCGAGCAAATCGGCATCGCGATCGTCGTCGTTCAGCTTCAGAATCTCGTGCCGAGCCATGAAGAACAGATAGAGCGACACGAGCGACAATGGAAACCACGGCGGCACCAGCAGTCCGACCTTCGAGTCGAGCAATCCCCAAACCCACAGCCCGAGAATGCAAACCAGCCCGCCGAACCGGGCGACCATCACCACCGCATCTTTCTCGCCCATCGTCGGCCGCAGCCCGGCACAAATCGCCCGCCCGGCATCCATTGGCAGCGCCGGCAGCAGGTTGGCTAGGATCAAGAGCCAGTTCCACCAGAAGGCCATCTTCAGAATCACAACGCCAAAACCGCCGACGACTAGATTCTGCGGCACAAGCGGCGAGAACAGCAGATCACGCACGTCTGCCTTCGAGAGAAGCAACGCCGGGGTGACGATCAGCAGCACTAATAGGTTCGCAACCGGGCCCGCGGCCGCTGCCATCAATTCGCGCCGGGCAT belongs to Pirellulales bacterium and includes:
- a CDS encoding response regulator, giving the protein MVTPSLLITDDDAALRETMGGLFQPRGFRILMAADGQEALQIVEREEVHLMLLDMHMPRLTGLETLRRVKQFRSLLPCILLSARCDASLVEQGRRAMAHSVLAKPVSRQTLTSAVEQALEGAYGWRVRS
- a CDS encoding response regulator, which translates into the protein MATKPKILFLHDPADAKRPAEALQSLVNGDVDVEEVASPLRALVRLARDDYSGMVVIGDHLAEALRIGKLLQNEQILEGMPDGIVLLDTDNTIVWGNGRLRDWSGHDTVIGMNFYAALNSPEILGPDFCPFHSALSTAKESGSTLRSADNRYFQVHVAPVFERGHPPQHLIVTVRDVTKEMLQQQKLAAIHQAGMELADLTPDDLACMTVDERIELLKQNILHYTKDLLQFDVVEIRLLDHATGRLEPLLAVNMDPEAAERVLYAKSHDNGVTGFVAATGKSYLCEDTTQDPLYLEGFKGAKSSLTVPLILHDQVIGTFNVESPEPRAFTENDLMFLEIFTRDVAVSLNTLELLVAEKATAATKSVEAIHGAVALPVDEILNDAVNVMERYIGHEPEVVERLQRILRNARDIKQVIHKVGQKLTPSQAIPQSRQTEKRPGLRGRRVLVVDADEPVRSEAHNLLEKYGCVVETAHNGAEALCMVRNFGEDEGGYDCIIADIRLPDMTGYELMVKLQDLLGTVPLVMMTGFGYDPGHSIVKGRQAGLKSVLYKPFRLDQLLDTVEQTVEMPRPRPVRQPS
- a CDS encoding metallophosphoesterase, with amino-acid sequence MQPIDLILLLLALLGHCALWVGILNRIHSVGIKRKKVNWVTIFGLAILPLTPIVVCVVMFVGRMNWAVSRLPAKGPWWPLVYLVPCWGVGLAVSLRWLARKLRGQRPNLLLENHSRDVDVSARLGYRPVRGFVGRSLGWIPGEQSLTLRVQEKTIELPRLPESLDGLRILHLSDFHFTGRIQPAYFEEVVRSALETPADLIALTGDFVDNTECIDWLASTVGRLQARLGVYFVLGNHDRKVVDVPRLRKTLVECGFVDLGGRWQQLEVAGQAVVLAGNELPWLGPEPDLSNCPGNAGKDWVPRILLAHTPDQWPWAVSNDFDLMLAGHTHGGQVCVPLVGPIFCPSKHGVEMASGVFYKLPTVVHVTRGVSGEFPLRWNCPPEAATLILRASRPS
- a CDS encoding PIN domain-containing protein, whose translation is MILLDTSALVAAYGLKPPRGHGPSAVAALRHMIKSGMSLGIPAIVLQEVLAGVRDKTQFHELQTHFSAFRIVPATVEDHIRAAQLAVECAANRVACSTSAALIVAQAARGGWHIFSVDPALAAVARAVNVGLAPTRETASERRRGD
- a CDS encoding type II toxin-antitoxin system VapB family antitoxin, translated to MPTNLGIDEKLLSEALRLGGHRTKKATVNEALAEYIAQRKRVQGLRLLGTIAFDSGSNKPATRKKRR
- the mtnA gene encoding S-methyl-5-thioribose-1-phosphate isomerase; amino-acid sequence: MDARNRKRAAETSAGGQPVAASSSVAPTLATLDWVGGVDGFLRLIDQTRLPAELVHLECRDVETVWEAIRNLRVRGAPAIGIAAAYGVCIALQPAALSPVAPCGRWAGDEGLNPQLGGASCLARLDEARRYLATSRPTAVNLFWALDRMNAAATKLLRESPAATPAEILAGLLNEAHAILAEDRQICRAIGRHGAAVFSDGQGVLTHCNAGGLATADYGTALAVFFAAHESGKQLHVFADETRPLLQGARLTAWELRQRGIDVTLICDSTAAQVMREGRVQAVVVGADRIAANGDTANKIGTYGVAVLAAAHGIPFYVAAPLSTFDLTLDCGDRIPIEQRSAEEITEGFGRRTAPMGINVYNPAFDVTPARYIRAIICERGMIEPVNREQIAEMFRQHRETASEPDHSIRF
- the ald gene encoding alanine dehydrogenase, whose translation is MLVGVPKETKRDEYRVGILPVGVEELVRAGHQVLVERGAGIGSGILDELYRQQGARLVDSAQEVFAEADLILKVKEPLPPELRMIRSGQIVFTYFHFAADRQLTETFLATGAAAVAYETLRDDQGRLPLLTPMSEVAGRMSIQEGAKYLERPQMGRGILLGGVPGVAPAHITILGGGIVGANAAKVAAGFGADICLLDVNMDRLRYLDDIMPANVDVLFSDRHTIREQLNRADLVIGAVLIPGAKAPRLIEREDLKLMKPGSVIIDVAIDQGGCVETSRPTTHSEPVYLVDEVLHYCVTNMPGAVGRTSTYALCNVTLPWALQLANRGLIAAAKSLPPIARAINIMDHAVTNQAVAETFGMPCAKIG
- a CDS encoding rhodanese-like domain-containing protein, which gives rise to MPSQDPTLPIEVDCRTVQAARDAGEDFLFVDCREPDEFAQVRIDGTSLVPMREIPSRIVELAGEPQRRIVVHCHHGGRSLKAANWLRQNGYPNAQSMAGGIDAWALEIEPGMRRY